The window TGGTGACTCAGGGTTCCAAAGGCAGATATCCCAAGAAGAATCAGCTTTTCATTCTAGTTAGGAAGTTGCCCAGTGTCACTTATATgacaaattatttattaaaataaaatgaatcactATGGCCCATACTGGATGGTAGGGAAATTAGAGTCCACCTATTTATGTTGGCTGTGTCAAAGTATTCGGTCATATTTCCAACCACCAAAGTCACAGATccaaaaaatacttttcttatttCATCCTGTGATCTCTGGACAATGCCAATTTTCCCACTATTTCTGTCCTGAGTTTTCTTCCATAATTTATAATCTATAGACTATACTGTGAAACTAGTGATCACTAATCTAGCCTAGATAGAAACATTggacaaataaagaaaacatgaaaaggagtaaaaatgtatatacaacaCATTTTACTTAAAGTAATGACCACATATGTTATCTATAAACTCGGTAATAAATACAAACAActatttgcctgactggtggtggtgcagttgatagaacatcgacctgggatgctgaggtcccaggttagaaaccctgactTGAGCATGATATcactgaaatgatcccatggtttctggcttgagcccaaaggtcactgtcttgaagctcaaggtctctggcttcagcaaggcatcactggcttggtttgaacccttctgtcaaggcacatatgagaatcaatcaatgaacaattaaagtgatgcaactatgagttgatgcttctcttctctctccttgtctgtctcttttcttcactcTTGCTCTTATTctctccaaataaataaataaataaataaataaataaataaattgaaaaatactggAGCGTCAACTCAgaatgggttgctgggtggatcctggtcaggcgcatgcgggagtctgcctcactatctctcttcctctcacctaaaagcaAAAGAATTCTTATGGCTATTCTGGgtgctttgtattttctttctttcttcttcttttccctctctccttccctccctccctccctccctccctctatccttccctcccttcctttctttctttctttctttctttctttctttctttctttctttctttctttctttctttctttctttctttctttctttctttctgtctttctttctttccttccttccttccttccttccttccttccttctttctttctttctttctttctttctttctttctttctttctttctttctttctttctttcattctttctttctttctttcgggagaggaaggaagatagtgagacagattcctgcatgagccccaaccaggatccacctggcaacccattctgggccaatgctcttgagtaccaagctatttttagcaactgagtcTGATACGCTCCAAtgaagttatcctcagcacccagggccatactcaaaccaaatcgagccactggctgcaggagtggaagaggaagagaaggaggagaaaaaggaggggagaagcagatgttcatttctcctgtgtgccctgactgggaattgaacactggatgtccatatgccaggctgatgatctatccactgagtcactggccagggccacttcatattttcatatatattttaggaaTAGTTATTCACTCATAGCATATAAAGCCTGCTGGGATTTGATAAGAAATTCAGTGAATAGACAGATCATCTCTTTATCTGAAAAGACTCTTCTCACTCCAGATTTTAGTTCAATTGATCCAGCTTCCTAGTTCAGCTCTctgatgaatttaaaatataattttggaaatTTACTACCTTTATATTGGTTGTTGTagaaagaaattttacctttCCCTAGTGCTACGTTATACTCATACACCCAGGTTCTCCCAGGTAAACTTTGTAGTATAAAATGTGTAACAATCCTGTTGCCTGCTGTCTGTAATCAGACAGGCACAATTGAAAGCATTCTATACTAATAGTATACCTATTCTTCACAAGAACAACGCAAAGAGGATATCATTGTTACCTGACTTTTTACTGATAATTACATTGAGACAAAGAGTAGTTCCAGAACAAAGTCCgaattcagagatatacaaagcAAAGAAGAGTTTTCCATCCTGGCAGTCAGGCTCCAAGACCCTCTGCTGAAATCCTTTATgttatgatataaaattaaagctGCATAAAACACAGGGCAGAGGTTGACTTTAACATCTATTAATcttaaaatacatgtatttaaGTAGTCAAACATGAATTAAACagagtaaaataaaactaaatatacatatattgtatGGAAATCTGGAACCTGCATTAAAAATAccacaagaaaacacaaaattactaaatatttaaattaaatattaatatttaaatattaaattaactcAAAAGGGAAACTTTATCACAGACTTAAGCATAAACGGTATGTATGAGAACTGTTAACAATAGGTTGAAAAATCAGCATGGGAGAGAAGTGGGATTTAAACCTAACTGACTTCCTGACACTGAATTAATATTTTGGAAGGTATAAGACAATAATTTTATCCCTaagatgtatgtgtgtttgtgtgtgtctgtatatgaGCTTGTAGACAATGAAATTATACAAAAGTGTTTGTTATCAGCAGCCAGCTCTTAGGGTGTATTGGCTTCCCAGGGTTCCCAAAAAAATCTTGGATGCTTTTAATAGGAAAAGCTGGAATTCTTTCTATGCAATTCTGGCATTAAAGAAACATTCATGGTGATGATCATTCTAGTTATTATGACCAAGATCCACCTAATAGTTTAGACATTCACTGTATATTGGGTGTTTTAATTTTACTAACAAACAACTAGTGTTGATGAACACAAATTATGGAGAggtcaaacaagaaaaaaaactgcaaaaCAATATGTCTTTATTTGCATGTTAGCAAATGAGAATTCAGCTTTCATTTCAGCATGGGTTATGAAATAATAGATCCCATAGCAGGGTCACACACTGTTTGAAAGGAAGTCAATTTGAGGTATTAGGGAATAACAATATTTTCCATAAACATAGCATTGAGCTCATCTATTAGCATACACTGATTCTTTCCTGCTTTGCATTGGTCACAGTATTGAAAAGAAATCAGAGCTTCACTGCAAATTCAGAAATCAGCTGCACATAAAAATTAAGGTCAGATTATTAAAGGAATCACAACCACTGATATTAGACTTAGcttattgttttgtctttttagacATCATGAACTTACTATTGAGAATTTTTTCCATCCTAGTAATGATAGAATTTGCCTTAGGAAATATTGCCAATGGCTTCATAGCACTGGTGAACTGCATTGACTGGGTGAAGACACGGAAGATCTCCTGCACTGATCAAATCCTCACTGCTCTGGCGGCCTCCAGAATTGGTTTACTCTGGACAACCGGATTACATTGGTACGGAACTCTGCTTAACTCAGCTATTTATAGTCCAGAAGTAAGAACTATTGCTTATATTGCCTGGGCAGTAAGCAGCCATTTCAGCATCTGGCTTGCTACTAGCCTCTGCATACTATATTTGCTCAAGATAGCCAATTTCTCCAGCCCTTTTTTCCTTCGTCTAAAATGGAAAGCTGAAAGAGTGGTTCTCATTATATTGTTGGGGAGTTTTGTCTTCTTGGTTTGTTATGTTGTAGTGATAGGCATAGATGAAAAGATGCATAATGGTGAATATGAAGGAAACATTACTGGAGACACCAACTCAATGGGCATTGAACGCCTTTCAAGTATGACTGTTTTCGTGCTTACAACCTTCATATGCTTTACTGTGAACATGACAGCTTTTCTGTTGCTAATCTTTTCCCTGTGGAAACATCTCAGGAAGATGAAGCTCAGTAGCACAGGATCCCAAGATCCCAGCACCAAGGTCCACATAAGAGCCATACAAAGTGTGATCTCCTTTTTGTTGCTATTTATCTTCTATATCCTGGCACAAAGCATCTTATTGTGCAGTTCTATAAAGAACAACTTAATTTTTATGGTTTGCCACTTTCTTATTATCCTATATCCTTCAAACCATGCATTAGTTCTGATCTGGGGGAACAAGAAGCTCCGACAGGCTTTTCTATCATTTCTGTGGCAGCAGAGACGCTGGTGAAAGAAAGGAAGTAAGTGGGTGCCATGTGTCTTCtggcagaaaacagactgatggagTCTGTAAAGTTTTCTACTTCCCACTACATTTCTTTATGTGCATAGAATTGGGTAAGGTATACctagacacacacaaaaatatggaTGTGTGcatgtttataaaaaatacaagaaatattaTAAGATTAACACATTATATCTTTCCAGGCAAGCAATCTAATTTTACAAAATGGTATAAGAAATTCCACTGGATTATGGAGCCATAAATATTTCACATACATATTCTAGTTATAAGTTACAATCTTGAAATTGAGAATTTATGATctatatttatgcatttttaagaACTGACAACTCATCTCAGAAAATCATTGCTATTTTCTATTAAATAGTACCAGAAATATTTACCACAGTGTGTTAGATTTTCTTTgtttgaacctgcaatcttttAGATGGTACAGATATTGTATTCTAAATCACATGTTGAGCATGGATGTTTGGAATCGATATTATTTCAtcatgaactatttttttttgtttaatagaGGAAAAGATGCACATAATTAAATTAAAGAATGCTAAACATATTTAGAatgtattttgtatatatgtaccatatacAGTACCAAAGATTATTAGATTTAAAACATGTAAGTAAAAGCTTCGTAAAAAGTTCTACAGTATGGatgaagaagaaagcaaaataatcatgacttttttcttgagagagagagacagagagagacagagagagacagagacagagacagacagggacagacagatagtaagggagagagatgagaagcatcatcaactcatagttgcggcacgttagttgttcattgattgctgttccagccagcaaccttgggctcaagccagcgaccttgggctttaagacagcaatgtttgggctcaagccagtgaccataaggtcatggctatgatctcacactcaagccggtgcccccttgctcaagatggtgagcccgcactcaagctggtgacctcaaggtttcaaacctgggtcctcagagtcccaggacaacactttatccactgcacctccacttGGTCAAACACCAaggaaaatttttaacatttctaacagtttaaattaagtaaataatatttaaatattaaatagataCAAAAGAGAAACTTTATCAATGCCGTAACATGAGAGATATGTTTGTCATCTATTAATAAGCTGAAaatgctgaatgaaataaaagatagatttaaaccTGAATGACTTTACTGAGAAttactttttccattttgaaaacTATGTGACAATAATTCCTTCCAAccatgaggtgtgtgtgtgtgtgtgtgtgtgtgtgtgtgtgtatttgtatgtttATGAGTCTATAAGCTTAAAATTTATACTTAAATGTTAGTTATCAGCAATCAGCACTTACTGAGTATTGGCCTTTCTGGGGTACTCAAGGAAACCTCGATGCTTTAATAAGAAAAGCTTGGattctttttatatacatttgaCATTAAATACAAAAATCCAAAATCAGGGATAAATGATGATAGAAGGAGgcttgattttgggtgatgaagAAACAATTCAATATAAAggtgatatattataaaattctacactttaaacttatataattttattaacaaatgttattgcaatgaattcaataaaaataaaaaaatactcgtAGTCATATTGATCTTATCTATGGTCAAGCTTCATAGCATTCATTATATATTCAATGTATTGGGTTTCTAAATTTTACTAATGACAAAGTTGATGAAGAGAAATTATGGAGAGGTTAACTAAAGaaaagtgcaaaacaatgaaagaGAATATGTGTATATTTGCATGTGAACAAATGAGAATTCAGCTTAGAAAACATCAGTTATAAAATACTCCAGCCTACAGCAAAGACATAAAGTATTTGAATAGGAGATAATTTAAGCTCTTTGAagaatagcaatatttttgataaataaaGGACTGAGCCCTTATATTAGAACACCCTGAAGCTTTCTTAATTTGCATTGATTATaggattaaaaaaacaacccagaattTTATGCACATTCAAGATCAGCTGCAAATAGGACTTAAgttcaaaatattaaagaaatcacAACCAGCAATATTAgaattgggtttttttctttttctctagacATGATAAGTTCAATACTGAGCATTCTTTTCATCCTAATAATAGGAGAATTTGTTCTAGGAAATTTTTTCAATGGCTTCATAGCACTGGTGAACTGCATTGACTGGGTGAAGACACAAAAGATCTCCTGCACTGATCAAATCCTCACTGCTCTGGCGGCCTCCAGAATTGGTTTGCTCTGGACAACAGGATTACATTGGTATGGAACTCTGATTAACCCAGCTTTACATAGTCCAGAAGTAAGAACTATTGCTTATATTGCCTGGGCAGTAAGCAGCCATTTCAGCGTCTGGCTTGCTACTAGTCTCTGCATACTATATTTGCTCAAGATAGCCAATTTCTCCAGCCCTTTTTTCCTTCGCCTAAAATGGAAAGCTAAAAGAGTGGTTCTCATTATACTGTTGGGGAGTTTTGTCTTCTTGGTTTGTCATGTTGCAGTGGTAAGCATAGATGAAAAAGTGTATATGAATGAATATAAAGGAAACTTTACTTGGGAGGCCAACTTCATGGACATGGTACACCTTtcaaatattactatttttattcttgCAAACTTCATATCCTTTACTATGTCCATGACAGCTTTTCTGTTGTTAATTTTTTCCCTGTGGAAACATCTCAGGAAGATGCAGCTCAGTGGTAAAGGATCTCAAGATCCCAGCACCAAGGTCCACATAAGAGCCCTGCAAACTGtgatctccttcctctttctatctGTCATTTACTTTGTGACTCAAATCACCTTAACATGGAATTCTAATACCCTGAAGAATAGGTCAGTTTTCATGCTCTGCCAGGTTCTTGCAGTCTTGTATGCTTCAAGCCACTCATTTATTCTGATTTGGGGGAACAAGAAGCTCCGACAAGCCTTTCTGTCATTTCTGTGGCAGCTGAGGTGCTGGTGAAAGAAAGGAAGTAAGTGGGCATCATGTGTCTCATGGCAAAAAAGAGAATATGGAGTCTATGAAGTTTTGTACTTCTTCTTATGACTTTTCTTTATGTGTATAGAATTAGGTAAGTTATATCTAGAAAAACTTTGACCTAAGCTTATCACAAAAATGTATATTTGCATGTTTATGACAAGAACAAGAAAGATTATAAGATTACTACATTATTTTTTCAGGCAAATAATCTAAAGTTACAAAATAGTGTAAGAAATTCCTCTTGATTatagaaacataaatttttcaCATTTAAGGTTTCTCATCATCTTACAGTTGAAGAATTTATGatctgaatttattcatttttaaagactgaTGACTCATCTCAAGAAACCACTGCCATTTCCCCTTGTAATTAATACCACACATATGTACCACAGTGTGTTTagatttttagtttgaatttCTATCTTTTGGCTGGTAAGAATATTGAATTCTAAATCACACATTAAGGATGGATATTTGGGATAAATATGATTTCATTGTGATTTCTTACTTTGTTTAATAGTGAACAATTCAAATGTTGTTAAGAAAAGATGCAGATAATGAAACTAAAGAGTGGTAaacatttagaatatattttatgtaaatgtacAATAAACTGTACTAAAGATTAATAGAtgtaatataaataagaaaaagctttgAAAACAATCAAGTTCTACAACAGAGATGAGGAAGAAAGCAAAATTATGATGTTAGTAATGTTACTATTGGTTTATATCCAGTTAGGAAAGTAATTTCTTAGAGGTTTTGAATGCAGAAGAGCTTTTTTGAAGGTGAAAACTGATGTCAATTTATTCAGTTTTCCCCTAAACCAACATTTGGTCTCTGAATTGCCAGTCATCTTCTTTGTCTTGCtacctaaaatttattttaatcttcagAAAAGAAGATTCAAATCTTTCCATTTTAAACACATGTTCAACATAAGAATAGTAAAAAATTATAGTACAGAAAGCAATTACTTAATGCATATATGAAAATTGTTATCTAAGACAtctatgtaataataaaaatgtctttaagaTCTGTTTTTATGATAAATTATTAGGGAATAATTAGAGAATAATAATATAGAAACTGTTACCATAAGTTTGTAACAAGTTCTCtcacagaaaagaaatataatattgttCAAGAACTGAAAATTTACCCATGTATATTAAATCTTAGTATTAGGAAATTTTAACAACATTATCTATACCTTAAGATAAATCTTCCCTACATCCgacttattcatttgtttttaatcatCTGTCTGTCCCAATAGAATATAAGCAGTATAATGCAGGATGATATCTATCCTGTTTTTTGCTGACTCTACAGGACACAAAAACCAGCTTATGGTCTCAATAAATGGATTAATAAACTACCAGTTAATTGGTCTGAAAACTAATGAAAATCAAACCcaacataaaatatataggtGGCATAGATTTCTTGGTTCTATTTCTTCACTATTGAAATGCCTCTATATCACTCTGCACATGCTCAGTTCCAATACATGCCTTAGACTGGGTAAATCAACTGCTGACACAAATAGGCTCCTCATACAAAAAATACCTCATACATAATCTaaatttatattgctttttttttttttttttttggtatttttctgtagctggaaatggggagagatagtcagacagactcccgcatgcgcccaaccgggatccacccggcacgcccaccaggggcgacgctctgctgcaaccagagccactctagcgcctggggcagaggccaaggaaccatccccagcgcccgggccatctttgctccaatggagcctcggcttcgggaagggaagagagagacagagaggaaggaggaggggtggagaagcaaatgggcgcctcttctatgtgccctggccgggaatcgaaccctggtcccccgcacgccaggctacATTGCTTTTAAAACAATACTGATGTGTTTGAGGAGCCCCCTATAAGCTATTATCCAGGGAATGAGGCTGATCACAATACACCATCTTAAATAAGTGGCTTCCAAGATGGCCTATGAGTCATCTTCATTCTAGGCAGCAGAAAGGAAAGATGCATGGAGGAACATGTGTGTGGAGATTGTTTTAGGAAAGGCCATTAAATGGTGCACATGATTTTCACTCACAAGACATTGATCAGATTTAGTCACAGTGCCCACCATCTGTAAGGGAGACTGGAAAAGACAGTCACTCTATAGCCCAGAGAGAAGATGAAAACACTTAATACAGTACATGTGATTGTTGGAGGGCATTTTGCAACATTTCAATAGAAAAACCAGTAagtttttgtaaaacaaaaagttCCTCTGTTTAGCTAATTTGACATGCCCTTATACTAGTCttgaatttgtttctgtatttctttaaaaattcaaaatcattCAAATTCACACTAAATATTCCTATCTTCCTAAAACCATACTTGATTCTGCATTGTAGCATTTATAGCTGCCTCATGTATAGTCCCAGTATACTTTGCTTATAAGTTCTGATTtagcatttataaatatttttactaattatttttagatatttatttttgatttgggtgaggtctttgaaataaaaataattacaataaattatatctataaaataaattgtatCAACAAAATACTTGCAGGTAGAAGGATCTTATTGATGAGTAACAAATGTTGActgaattttataaagtttttttcaTAGCAATTACTATTCAAATTTTCcatatttgcttttaaatgtgTGGCTCATGGAGATGCAAGTACAAATTGGTGGAAAATCATCATGATCATATTTGCATGCTTACATACTTTACTTCACCATTTTAGTCAGTGACACAAATGGAAATTTGCAGCTGATGCCAGAGGGATGGTCATCATTTGCCTTTTTCTGGAAACTTTGTGGTGGCTGACTGTAAGTAATAGGATAGGCATTCAAAAACTGTTTTGTTTAGCACTAGGATTACAATATACGTAGGATGAACTATTCTTTTGTAAAGATCTCTGAAAGTATCACAAAGCAGAATTTTGGTTCTACTTTCCAAAATTATGATGAAAATATTGACAGAAAGCATCATAAATAGATATCCTTCTGCAACAGTATCACTATAAAGCTGTCCATGAGGCACAACATTAGAAACGTTTATATACAGATGTCAGCTGGAATGAAGGTCCCTTTTCTGGTAGTGGCAACAGGAGAACTCATTTTAGGAATACTGGGAAATGGGTTCATTGGACTGATGAACTGCATCGAATGGGTCAAGAATGGGAAGATTTCCTCATCTGATTTCATCCTCACCAGCTTGGCTATGGCCAGAACCATTCAATGTGGGTAACACTATTGGATTCATTTATAATGAGACTATCTCCACATCTCTATGCCGATGGGAAACTAGCAAAAGTGGTTACTATTCTTTGGACACTAACTAATCACTTAACTACCTGGCTTGCTACCTGCCTTAGCATTTTCTACTTCCTTAAGATAGCCAATTTCtcccatttgtttttcatttggctGAAATGGAGAGTCAACAGAGTGGTTCTTGTGTTTTCCCTGGGGTCTTTCTTTGTTGTGCGTTAAACTCTTGATGCAGGAAGCTCTCAATGATTTGTGGATGAATACCTACAGAGTACatgaaagaaatatgaaagaaataCGACTTTGCATTTAGatgcaaataaaattttctatcttAAAAGTCTTCTTTGTCTGAGTTTGACCTATGTTATCCCATTTCTCCTGTCCCTGATCTCTTTGGTCCTTTTATTTCTGTCGTTGATGAGACACACCAAGAATTTGCAGCTCAACCTGACAGGCTCCAGGGACTCACTCTAGCACAGAGGCCCATAGAAGGGCCATGGAAATGGTGACCACCTTtctcatcatttattttatttgcactCTGATAGCAAGTTGGATCTTCATTAAGGTACAGAGATATCAGGCCATGATGCTTGTCATGGTGATTTCAACTCTCTTTCCCTCAGGACATTCTTTCTTGATAATTTTGGGAAACAGCAAGCTACAACACATCGCCTTGAGACTGCTCTGACATCTTAAATTCTCTGAGACAAGCAAAATCTCTAACTTTAAAGAGAGAATTTAAAGTAACTTCTTGTATTTCATGGGAAAATACCTTAATAGAAGGTATTTTGTACTTTCTATTAGGTACAAAATAGAAGCAACCCTGTAGGTTCCTTTTCAAGTTCTGCATTCTTTTTACTGTTCCTTTCAGGTTTTGTTAAACAGCAGTAAAACTTCCCTCACAACATGCTTTTAAGTAATTATATTTTCTCAAAGTGATTTGACATTATACTTGATTAAATGAAATATCTCTGCTAAAATAACACTTCCTGGCAACAAAAGAATATTTGAGACATGGAGAAGATAGTTCATAAAAGTACAGAATGAAATCCATgttaatgcaataaattaaaaaaaaattaaaaaaagtattctgtATCAAGAGccaaagaaaatgtatataatgtAATATTGATAAATGTAGAAACAATGAACTATAtacatgtataattatatatgtataaacaatgaaatatataaaattatagtcaCTGAAAGGGAACAAGCAATGCAAATTTTTCTAACTAAAGataattttgaaattagaataaatATTGTAAGATTAAGTGTgataatactttataaaaatattaaagtgtacATAATAGTCTGATGCTTCTAATTTGGTAAACAGCTGAAGTAATGGgaaattttttagtatattcctAGGATTATGAACTGGTAAAATGACTGTACTACAGTATGGTGTTGTTAAGTTGGAGATGAACATCCCAAGACCCATTAACTGTACTCTTACTTTTTGTACTAGCGAATTTTTGGTGCATATGCACTAggctatatataaaaaatgagtgGAGGATGATATGTAAAGATAAATAGTGATGATCGCCTGACCGGGCcgttgcacagtgggtagagcgtcggagtgggatgcggacgacccaggttcaagaccccgaggtcaccagcattagcgagggctcatctggtttgagcaaaagcccaccagcttgagcccaaggtcgctggctcgagcaaggggttactcagtctgctgaaggcccgtggtcaaggcacgtatgagaaagcaatcaatgaacaactaaggtgttgcaatgcgcaatgaagaactaatgattgatgcttctcatgtctcctttcctgtctgtctgtccctgtctatccctctctctgactgtctctctgtttctgtaaaataaataaataaataaataaataaataaaattaaataaaaaggacaattcttctaaaaaaaaaaagataaatagtgatggacagggaac is drawn from Saccopteryx leptura isolate mSacLep1 chromosome 1, mSacLep1_pri_phased_curated, whole genome shotgun sequence and contains these coding sequences:
- the LOC136388351 gene encoding LOW QUALITY PROTEIN: taste receptor type 2 member 19-like (The sequence of the model RefSeq protein was modified relative to this genomic sequence to represent the inferred CDS: inserted 1 base in 1 codon; substituted 1 base at 1 genomic stop codon), which translates into the protein MNLLLRIFSILVMIEFALGNIANGFIALVNCIDWVKTRKISCTDQILTALAASRIGLLWTTGLHWYGTLLNSAIYSPEVRTIAYIAWAVSSHFSIWLATSLCILYLLKIANFSSPFFLRLKWKAERVVLIILLGSFVFLVCYVVVIGIDEKMHNGEYEGNITGDTNSMGIERLSSMTVFVLTTFICFTVNMTAFLLLIFSLWKHLRKMKLSSTGSQDPSTKVHIRAIQSVISFLLLFIFYILAQSILLCSSIKNNLIFMVCHFLIILYPSNHALVLIWGNKKLRQAFLSFLWQQRRWXKKGSKXGAMCLLAENRLMESVKFSTSHYISLCA
- the LOC136389358 gene encoding taste receptor type 2 member 66-like, whose protein sequence is MISSILSILFILIIGEFVLGNFFNGFIALVNCIDWVKTQKISCTDQILTALAASRIGLLWTTGLHWYGTLINPALHSPEVRTIAYIAWAVSSHFSVWLATSLCILYLLKIANFSSPFFLRLKWKAKRVVLIILLGSFVFLVCHVAVVSIDEKVYMNEYKGNFTWEANFMDMVHLSNITIFILANFISFTMSMTAFLLLIFSLWKHLRKMQLSGKGSQDPSTKVHIRALQTVISFLFLSVIYFVTQITLTWNSNTLKNRSVFMLCQVLAVLYASSHSFILIWGNKKLRQAFLSFLWQLRCW